The proteins below are encoded in one region of Streptomyces marianii:
- a CDS encoding CobW family GTP-binding protein translates to MSSPQIPVVVLAGFLGSGKTTLLNHLLRASRGTRIGAIVNDFGAIEIDAMTVAGQLGDSTVSLGNGCLCCAVDASELDVFLDRLTRPAARLDVIVIEASGLAEPQELVRMVLASENQRIVYGGLVEVVDAAEFDATRQRHPEIERHLGIADLVVVNKADRVGPGARQRLRERITALARGAAVIEATYGRVDPELLFECRPPGERVGQLSFDDLHEDGEDGENDVRDHQEHLHAAYDTVSFETSEPLHPRRLLDFLDARPEGLYRIKGFVDFGEADPRNRYAIHTVGRFLRFHPEPWPADGTAKATRLVLIGSGTDTGALLGRLGAARITGADDRPEEHSMWGVLRYVPDQRDAPEELPGD, encoded by the coding sequence TTGAGCAGCCCGCAGATCCCCGTCGTCGTCCTCGCGGGCTTCCTGGGATCGGGCAAGACGACGCTGCTCAACCATCTGCTGCGAGCGAGTCGCGGCACCCGGATCGGCGCGATCGTCAACGACTTCGGGGCGATCGAGATCGACGCCATGACCGTGGCCGGCCAGCTCGGCGACTCCACCGTGTCCCTCGGCAACGGGTGTCTGTGCTGTGCCGTGGACGCGAGCGAGCTGGACGTCTTCCTGGACAGGCTCACCCGGCCCGCCGCCCGCCTCGATGTGATCGTCATCGAGGCGAGCGGGCTCGCCGAGCCCCAGGAACTGGTCAGGATGGTGCTCGCCAGCGAGAACCAGCGGATCGTGTACGGCGGCCTCGTCGAGGTCGTCGACGCCGCCGAGTTCGACGCCACCCGGCAGCGGCACCCCGAGATCGAGCGGCATCTCGGGATCGCCGATCTGGTCGTGGTCAACAAGGCGGACCGGGTCGGCCCGGGAGCGCGGCAGCGCCTGAGGGAGCGGATCACCGCACTGGCCCGCGGCGCCGCCGTGATCGAGGCCACATACGGACGGGTCGACCCCGAGCTGCTCTTCGAATGCCGTCCGCCCGGTGAGCGCGTGGGGCAGCTGTCCTTCGACGACCTCCACGAGGACGGCGAGGACGGCGAGAACGACGTCCGGGATCACCAGGAGCATCTGCACGCGGCCTACGACACCGTGTCGTTCGAGACATCCGAGCCCCTGCACCCGCGCAGACTGCTGGACTTCCTGGACGCACGGCCCGAAGGGCTGTACCGGATCAAGGGGTTCGTGGACTTCGGCGAGGCCGACCCCCGCAACCGCTACGCGATCCACACGGTGGGCCGCTTCCTGCGCTTCCACCCGGAGCCCTGGCCCGCGGACGGCACCGCGAAGGCCACCCGGCTCGTGCTCATCGGCTCGGGCACCGACACGGGGGCGCTGCTCGGCCGGCTCGGCGCGGCCAGGATCACCGGTGCCGACGACCGCCCGGAGGAGCACAGCATGTGGGGCGTGCTGCGTTATGTACCCGACCAGCGGGACGCCCCGGAGGAGCTGCCCGGGGACTGA
- a CDS encoding citrate synthase/methylcitrate synthase, translated as MLSTNGATVPPDVPRGLAGVVVTDTELGDVRGREGFYHYRQYSAVELAESRGFEDVWHLMFHGRLPDAAEREAFRAGTAALRRLPDEVRAALPAVARTCAPSGPLAGLRTALSLLGASAGFRPVYDLGPEERLADSLAACSAVPTLLTALHRLGRGLEPVEPREDLPYTANYLYMLTGSEPDPARARAVERYLVSTVDHGFNASTFTARVITSTGADVAACLVGAIGALSGPLHGGAPSRALDTLDAIGTPDRADAWIRRRVLAGDRIMGFGHPVYRTEDPRSRMLRSIAESFGGPLVELAVAVEARVEAILAELKPGRGLHTNVEFYAGVVMELCGLPREMFTPTFCAARVIGWSANILEQARDSKIIRPAARYVGPQPPQPLPEAS; from the coding sequence ATGCTCAGCACCAACGGCGCGACCGTGCCTCCGGACGTACCGCGTGGTCTCGCGGGTGTCGTCGTCACCGACACCGAACTCGGCGACGTCCGGGGCCGGGAGGGCTTCTACCACTACCGCCAGTACTCGGCCGTGGAGCTCGCGGAGAGCCGCGGGTTCGAGGACGTCTGGCATCTGATGTTCCATGGCCGGCTGCCGGACGCCGCCGAGCGCGAGGCGTTCCGCGCCGGGACGGCCGCCCTGCGCCGGCTGCCCGACGAGGTGCGCGCCGCCCTGCCGGCCGTCGCACGGACCTGCGCCCCCTCCGGGCCGCTGGCCGGACTGCGCACCGCGCTGTCCCTGCTGGGGGCGTCGGCCGGGTTCCGGCCGGTGTACGACCTCGGCCCCGAGGAGCGGCTGGCCGACTCGCTCGCGGCCTGCTCCGCCGTGCCCACACTGCTCACAGCCCTGCACCGGCTGGGCCGGGGCCTGGAGCCGGTGGAACCGCGCGAGGATTTGCCGTACACCGCCAACTACCTGTACATGCTGACCGGTTCGGAGCCCGACCCGGCCCGTGCGCGGGCCGTCGAACGCTATCTCGTCTCCACCGTCGACCACGGATTCAACGCGTCCACCTTCACGGCGCGGGTGATCACCTCGACCGGAGCCGACGTCGCGGCCTGTCTGGTCGGCGCGATCGGCGCCCTGTCGGGGCCGCTGCACGGGGGCGCGCCGAGCCGCGCCCTGGACACACTCGACGCGATCGGCACCCCGGACCGCGCCGACGCCTGGATCAGGCGACGCGTCCTCGCCGGGGACCGGATCATGGGCTTCGGGCACCCCGTCTACCGCACCGAGGACCCCCGCTCGCGCATGCTGCGCTCCATCGCGGAGAGCTTCGGCGGCCCGCTGGTGGAGCTCGCCGTGGCCGTCGAGGCGCGGGTCGAGGCGATCCTGGCGGAGCTGAAGCCCGGCCGGGGGCTGCACACCAACGTCGAGTTCTACGCGGGCGTCGTCATGGAGCTGTGCGGACTGCCGCGGGAGATGTTCACGCCCACCTTCTGCGCGGCACGGGTCATCGGCTGGAGCGCCAACATCCTGGAGCAGGCCCGGGATTCGAAGATCATCCGACCTGCCGCACGCTACGTGGGGCCGCAGCCGCCGCAGCCGCTCCCGGAGGCATCCTGA